Proteins from a genomic interval of Quercus robur chromosome 9, dhQueRobu3.1, whole genome shotgun sequence:
- the LOC126701163 gene encoding uncharacterized mitochondrial protein AtMg00310-like yields the protein MNDCEKYVGLPMIGIKSKVATFKELQECITKRVMGWKEKYISKAGHEVLLKTVAQAIPTYSMSLFRITKRVCESINLAMSNYWWGQTWSEKKIHWINWRKLCNSKDKGGMGFRDINAFNLAMLAK from the coding sequence ATGAATGACTGTGAGAAGTATGTGGGCTTACCAATGATTGGCATTAAATCAAAAGTTGCAACGTTTAAGGAGCTTCAGGAGTGCATCACCAAGAGAGTCAtgggttggaaagaaaagtATATTTCTAAGGCCGGACATGAGGTGTTGTTAAAAACCGTTGCACAAGCTATCCCAACCTACTCAATGAGCTTGTTTCGTATCACCAAGAGAGTTTGTGAGAGCATCAACTTGGCTATGTCCAATTACTGGTGGGGTCAGACTTGGAGTGAGAAAAAGATACACTGGATCAATTGGCGCAAGCTTTGCAACTCAAAGGACAAGGGAGGAATGGGTTTTAGGGACATTAATGCTTTTAATTTGGCAATGCTTGCCAAATAG